The DNA segment TCTGATAACGTATCGATATGAGTGCGCGGATTGTCTTTAAATCCGCGCCACTGATTAATAAGGCCGTCAACCAAAATTTTGCGAATTTCTTCTTTACGTTCTTCAGGATCGCGGGGGCTTGCTTTAAACCAGTACCCAACCCTGTCGGGAAGAAGTTCCAAAAATCCTGCGAAAGTATAAGCGTTTACGTGGGAACATCCCTTTAATTTTTGTCCGAATAAGGAGAAAGCTGCTTTCACGTATTCACGATCTTCACCGGACTCTTTTGCATGAATAAGGAACTGGTCAAGGTGACTCATGTTGTGTGGAAGAAAGTCTTCTGCATAATGCCTTGAGTTGTAAACTGATTCGAAAAAGAGTTCTAATCCTGAAGGAATTTTGAGAGGCAAAAGGAATAAGTCGAGATTGGGGTTATTCTCAAGTGTGTCATATGCTTGCAAACCTGATAGTATTACAGTAAAGATCAATAGTAAGACGCATTTTTTGATATTCATACCCAACCCTTTTAGATGAATAGCGCTTGTACTGCTTTTTCATCTTCGATTGTAGCATGGCGTAAGGGCCAAGCGCAATGAGCATGACCGGTAGACGGGTAAAGTTGAGGTTTGTATGGCATTATATTTGTATCAAGCGTTTAATAAGGCTGGTAAGAAAATTACCGGAACCTTAGATGCCTCTTCAGGAACTGCTGTACGCGATCAACTAGGTAAAAGGGGGCTGTATCCAATTTCTGTTATTCCTTCTTCACCTGAAAAAGAGCGTGGATTTCGGCTTGCAAGTCTCTTTGAGCGATCTGTGTCAATTAAAGACAAGATTATGTTTACTAAACAGTTTGCTGTCCTTCTCAAATCAGGAGTTGCTCTTGTAGATGCCCTTGAATTGCTTGTCGATCAATTTGAGGGACGGTTTAGATCAATATTGATTACCATCAAAGATAATGTGCGTGAAGGTAAGTCATTAGCAGAGTCGCTTGGTGCGTATCCAAAGGTATTTGATACTACCTATGTCCAATTGGTTCGTGCGGGTGAGGCAACGGGTAGACTTGAAATAATTCTAGAACGTTTAACAAGTTATTTAGAAAAGACTGATGACCTTAATAAGCGTGTTAAATCTGCCATGACCTATCCACTGATTCAGATTGGTATTATTGGTGTGATTATGATTTTTCTCATGACGTTCGTGGTCCCCAAATTGGCGGAAACATTTCAACGCCAAGGACAAGAACTTCCTGGCATGACAAAAGCGCTTATGTCTATTTCTTATTTTCTTTCTCATTATTACCTTGTGCTCTTATTATTGCTGGTGGGTGTAGTTGCTTTGTTTGAGTACTGGCGTAGTACCGAGGCCGGAGGACGGTTGTTAGATCGCATTAAGTTGAAGCTTCCCATTGTGAAATATTTTACACGTATGAGTGCTGTAGTTCAGTTCAGCAGGACCTTAGGTATGCTTGTTGAGGGTGGTGTGAATCTTGCAGAGTCTCTTGATATAGTTGTGAAGATTATTGATAACAAAATTTTAGCTCAAGAGCTTCGTGAGGCCCGTGACAAAATTATAAAACAGGGTAAGATTGCCCAGTTTCTCAAGCAGACGGATATTTTCCCACCAATAGCCGTCCATCTTATCAAAACAGGAGAGGAGAGTGGGAGTTTAGATACCATGTTGATGACCGTTGCAGAGAACTATGAGGTAGAGCTCAATGAGCTGGCTGATGGCTTATCGACAGCTCTGCAGCCGCTCATGCTTCTAATCATGGCAGTTGTCGTAGGATTTATTGTGTATTCAATTGCGCGGCCGCTTATGAGCCAAAGTGCTCTTGCGGGTATTATGTAGGAGGAATTGTATGCAGATTCACAGTCGTCCCAAACATGTTAAGTCAGGATTTACGTTAATCGAAATTATTATTGCAATCGCAATAATGAGTTTCATGATGGCTGTTGTTGCACCAGGGGTGTATAAATGGCTTGGATTTGGAAAGGTTCGTCAAACAGAAGCAAATGTTAAGGTGCTTCAAACATCAATCTTGCATTTCAACTTGGATACTAATGGTTATCCACAGCGGTTGGAAGATCTTGTTCGTCGTCCCTCAGATGAGCGACTTTCTGCAAAATGGCGAGGTCCATATGTTGAAGGATCAAATATACCTGACGATGGTTGGGGTGAGCCATTTGTATATCGCGTAAAACCGGGGGCACAGCCGCCATATGAACTGTATTCATACGGTGAAAACGGTCCTGACGCTCCTCGGGAGGAGTGGATAGGTGTCAAACACTAAGGGGTTTTCCCTCCTCGAGATTATCGTTGCCATAGCATTGCTTGCATTTGCAACGTCAATTGTTGTTCCTGCATTGCGCCAGCGACGTGTAACCTATCAACGTGATGATTTGGTGATTAATTTGAATGCACTTATGAAGCTTGGTTGGGAGCAAGCAATCATTACAGGTAAGGTGCATCGTGTTTGGTTTAATTTGGGTAAGAATCTTATCGAAATCCAAGTTCAGCAAGATAAGAATTCTGGTCAGGATAAATCCTTTATCCGGATAGACTCGGAGTATTTGCGGCCTTCATATGAATGGGCACAATCGCTTCAGCTTAAAGACTTTTTCATCGAGGGCGAGGATGAGCTACATAAGCATCACCAAACAGATGAAGTGTGGTTTTTTATCACTCCCGACGGGCTGACACAGAATGTATCGTTGAATATATTTGATACACAAGATACGCAACAGTCTGATGCAGGTGCTGGATTTAGTTTAATACTAAATCCGTTTACTGCGCAGTTTTCCGTACAATCATCGTTTTACTATCCATAAGGAAGGTACGGGTATGCATTATCGTGGGTTCACGTTTGTTGAGGTTGTTCTGACTATTGCCTTAATTGGCTTTATTCTGACGCCATTGCTTGTAGTTCAGAATAACGTTCTACGTTTGGTGATGAAATCCAGTGATCGCGCACGACGTATCTTCATCCTTAAGAACGCGTTTTCTGAAGCAGCCATCAATGTAGATAATGAAGAAGATGTCACGAATCGTTCTTTTGAAAAACAGTATGAAGTTCCCCATATGTCATTAAAGTATACTGTTATGCCGATTGTGAAAGAGTCATCACTGAAAGGGTTTTCAGAAGTGTATCTTTTGAAAGCTTATGGTTCCTGGCAGCGCATGTATCAGGAACACTCTGAAACCATGATCAGTTTCTTATTTGTGCCTCCTAACGAGAAAAAGGAATCGTCATGAGGCGCGGGTTCACTTTGATTGAAATTGTCATAGGACTGGCGCTATCCTCATTACTGGCAGCTGCGTTATATAGTTCATTATTTCAAACACAACGAACACAATCATTAGTAGATTCATTTTCTGAATTGGATTCTTCATTGCTTTTGATAATGCATCAATTGGAACATGATTTTGCAGGAGCCGTAGTTTTTTGCGAGCCAAAGAAACAAACAAAGAAAGAAGCAGATAAAACAAAAACTCTCAAGCAACAGTTTTTTGGAGCTTGTCACGATGATACTTTTAGCATTGTGACGTTTCTTTCTACCAATCCATTGAGTCGTTATGCTGTGACAACACCGCGCCTTGTTCGTATTGCCTATCGTTTGAAAAAAAATCAAGGGAACGGCCTCTATTCGTTGATGCGGCAAGAGTCAGACAATCTACATTGGTTTTCGCAGCGTGAAGAAGAACAACCAAAACCGATACTTTTATCCGGTGCTATTGAAGTATTGTCATTAGACTATATCGTAACTGACACGAGTGGAGAAAAGTCGGAGGTCAAAACATATAGAGAATGGAATAGTGATGCAGAAAAGAAGGATAAGAAGCAGCCAGATGTCGCGACTCCATCGTATATAGGCATAACGTTGACCATGCGTGATAGTGTAACAAGCCGCTCAGAGACTGTTTCATGTAAATTTCCAATCTATTCAACAAAGCAGTGGTGTTATGAGTTGAAACCACAAGAGAAGCAAGTTGATCAGTCCAAGCAACAGGTTGAGCGACCGAAGAAAAATGCTTCGGTTCTTCCACAGGGACTTTCTTTTAAAAAACAAAGTGTACGTCCCAAAAAACGAACCATCACATTAGCGCGTCCTGCACGAGGAAAAAGGAAATCATGAAGACGCAGAGATCGGGTTATATTCTCGTTTTGGCCCTTTTGTTGTTGACGTTAGGCATCGTGATCACAACAAATATTTTTAATACCGGATCAGTGTATAGTATGCAGACGCGAACACTTGTTGATCGTGAAAAGGCTCGTCAAGTGGCTGTAGGTGGCCTGGAGCTTGCTAAGCGTGAATTAACAATTACGCTCACTGATGAACAAAAAGAAAAGCAAAAAAATGATTCTGCGTTAGAGACTAAACTTCTTCTTGCACACCTGTTGCCTGTATTAAATCGTATGCAGCGTTTCGTGCTCAAAGAAGCGGTTGATGGACTTGATGGAGAAGTTGGGATTTGTATTAGTTCTGAGTTCGGGAAAATTAATCTAAATGTCTTGTATGATTTCAAAAATAAGAAATTTATTGGAGAAGGTAATCCCCAGGGCGATATGAGAAAGGTTGCACAAGCGGTATTCAATAAACTTCCCAGGGCGGAACAGGATGGAATGTTTGCTGCATTTGAGCGCTTTTTAAAAAAACAGGAACAACCACTTAGTGACACGACCGAGCTGTTAAGTATTAAGGAATTTCAGCAATTTGGTAATGACCTTTTCTATCAACCGCCACTTTCTAAAGAGAGCAGGACCGTTGCATTGACTGATATATTTACCGTTGAAAGAACTACAGCAGAATTAAATCCATGGCTCTTGTCTAATTCATTGTGTATACTACTCGGATTGCAAGCGGCAGAGGTAAATGATATTTCCAATAGGAAGTCTGAGGGTAAAAAATGGGCACAGAATTTTGTGAACAAATGGACCCTAGAAAATGATTGGAATACTAGATTGCAACCGATTTATAAGAAAGATTTCGCAAGTCTTCCGAAGGAATTTGTTTCTCTTTTGAACACACAATTTGAATCCGGTACATTTTCTGTGCTAAGTTATGGGAAAGTTGGTAACATTACGCAACGAGTTTATGCCATTCTAGAGAAACAAACGGCGGTGCAAAAAGGGAGAGATCTCCCGTTTGTTGTAAAAAAAATGTATTGGTTTTGATAAAGGGGATGAACGTTGCAAGTAAAAACCGAAACACGAGTTGGCGTTTTTATCATCATTGCCATCGGTATCTTCTTTTATATGACGTTCCAGATTGGCGTCTTTCGGCTTGATCGTAGTAACTACGTCCAATACACGGTGTATTTTGAAGATGTTTCTGGATTACAGAAAAAATCGGATATCAAAATTGCCGGCGTAAAAGTTGGGTGGGTTGAGTCGGTTGATCTTTTGCAAGATGAGATGCAGGCCAAAGCTCATATAATGGTTCAGAAGAAATATCGTTTGCATCGTGATGCATATGCGATTGTCCGTCAGGATGGTCTGTTGGGTACTAAATACTTAGAAATTGTTCCAGGAGATCCCCTTTTGCCTGGACTTGGATCTGGTGAATCTTTGAGTAAGCCTGGTAAGTCGCCCGTTGATATCGATGAGTTACTTCAGCAGTTTAAGGATATTGCAACAAATGTAGAGGATGCGACTGACTCTATCAGACATGCTATTGGTGGTGACGACGGAAAGACTAAGCTCAAAGAAACATTTGATGATCTTAATGCTGCCGCAGATCGCATGGCAGAATTCTCCTCAACCTTTAACAGAATTTTGACGAATAACGAAACAAATGTTGATTCCATCATGTCCGATTTCAAAAACTTTAGTCATGATTTGAAAGATGGATGGCCCACGATGCAACAAAGTATTGAACGTATTTCTGATGTAGTTGATCGTGACTTTCAACGTTTGACTGACAAGTTTGAATCAACAGCAGAATCTCTTGAGGAAGCGGCTATTCAAGCGCGCCAAGGATTACGGAGCTTTGGTGAAGTTGCAGATAAATTGAATGAGGGGCGGGGTCTACTTGGCAAACTTATCACCGAAGATGAGACGTACCACGATATTAAGTATGCTGTTCAAGGCCTCAAAAATTATTTTGCCAAGATGGAGCGTGTTGGCATTGTCTTTGATGCGCACTCAGAAGCAATGTGGGGTAAAGCAGAATATTTCTATG comes from the Candidatus Babeliales bacterium genome and includes:
- a CDS encoding type II secretion system F family protein; the protein is MALYLYQAFNKAGKKITGTLDASSGTAVRDQLGKRGLYPISVIPSSPEKERGFRLASLFERSVSIKDKIMFTKQFAVLLKSGVALVDALELLVDQFEGRFRSILITIKDNVREGKSLAESLGAYPKVFDTTYVQLVRAGEATGRLEIILERLTSYLEKTDDLNKRVKSAMTYPLIQIGIIGVIMIFLMTFVVPKLAETFQRQGQELPGMTKALMSISYFLSHYYLVLLLLLVGVVALFEYWRSTEAGGRLLDRIKLKLPIVKYFTRMSAVVQFSRTLGMLVEGGVNLAESLDIVVKIIDNKILAQELREARDKIIKQGKIAQFLKQTDIFPPIAVHLIKTGEESGSLDTMLMTVAENYEVELNELADGLSTALQPLMLLIMAVVVGFIVYSIARPLMSQSALAGIM
- the gspG gene encoding type II secretion system major pseudopilin GspG, whose product is MQIHSRPKHVKSGFTLIEIIIAIAIMSFMMAVVAPGVYKWLGFGKVRQTEANVKVLQTSILHFNLDTNGYPQRLEDLVRRPSDERLSAKWRGPYVEGSNIPDDGWGEPFVYRVKPGAQPPYELYSYGENGPDAPREEWIGVKH
- a CDS encoding type II secretion system protein, with amino-acid sequence MSNTKGFSLLEIIVAIALLAFATSIVVPALRQRRVTYQRDDLVINLNALMKLGWEQAIITGKVHRVWFNLGKNLIEIQVQQDKNSGQDKSFIRIDSEYLRPSYEWAQSLQLKDFFIEGEDELHKHHQTDEVWFFITPDGLTQNVSLNIFDTQDTQQSDAGAGFSLILNPFTAQFSVQSSFYYP
- a CDS encoding prepilin-type N-terminal cleavage/methylation domain-containing protein; protein product: MHYRGFTFVEVVLTIALIGFILTPLLVVQNNVLRLVMKSSDRARRIFILKNAFSEAAINVDNEEDVTNRSFEKQYEVPHMSLKYTVMPIVKESSLKGFSEVYLLKAYGSWQRMYQEHSETMISFLFVPPNEKKESS
- a CDS encoding prepilin-type N-terminal cleavage/methylation domain-containing protein, which produces MRRGFTLIEIVIGLALSSLLAAALYSSLFQTQRTQSLVDSFSELDSSLLLIMHQLEHDFAGAVVFCEPKKQTKKEADKTKTLKQQFFGACHDDTFSIVTFLSTNPLSRYAVTTPRLVRIAYRLKKNQGNGLYSLMRQESDNLHWFSQREEEQPKPILLSGAIEVLSLDYIVTDTSGEKSEVKTYREWNSDAEKKDKKQPDVATPSYIGITLTMRDSVTSRSETVSCKFPIYSTKQWCYELKPQEKQVDQSKQQVERPKKNASVLPQGLSFKKQSVRPKKRTITLARPARGKRKS
- a CDS encoding MCE family protein, translated to MQVKTETRVGVFIIIAIGIFFYMTFQIGVFRLDRSNYVQYTVYFEDVSGLQKKSDIKIAGVKVGWVESVDLLQDEMQAKAHIMVQKKYRLHRDAYAIVRQDGLLGTKYLEIVPGDPLLPGLGSGESLSKPGKSPVDIDELLQQFKDIATNVEDATDSIRHAIGGDDGKTKLKETFDDLNAAADRMAEFSSTFNRILTNNETNVDSIMSDFKNFSHDLKDGWPTMQQSIERISDVVDRDFQRLTDKFESTAESLEEAAIQARQGLRSFGEVADKLNEGRGLLGKLITEDETYHDIKYAVQGLKNYFAKMERVGIVFDAHSEAMWGKAEYFYDPLDEDFYMQDAKGYFGVRIHPTEDYFFVMQGVSSRKGWIEREHIERVVEPILIERIDESLRMGDEVTTTSVPVTIMAPEPGVEHITTRHQRDSRLRWNLQLAKAYKDLAIRFGLFESSAGVAIDYDLPLHSDSFRWITSIELYDFLGDYRINDGNPHLKWLNRVFVFDHLYMTFGADDFISKHNANAFFGVGLRFGDDDIKYLVSKAGTGSLLE